In one Nocardia tengchongensis genomic region, the following are encoded:
- a CDS encoding MerR family transcriptional regulator yields the protein MNAAPAAQREAAPLDTVELERPRYSIGEVSERCGLTRDTLRWYERIGLMDYVDRDHSGQRRFSDRDLQWLGFIGKLRSTGMSVADMVRYAELVRAGDHTFPERLAMFRRTREDVLAQIEELRSTLVVLDRKIALYQGGPVCDPPARAKSSATEGD from the coding sequence ATGAACGCAGCACCGGCAGCGCAGCGGGAAGCCGCACCGCTCGACACCGTGGAACTCGAGCGCCCGCGCTATTCGATCGGCGAGGTCTCCGAGCGCTGCGGCCTCACCCGGGACACGCTGCGCTGGTACGAGCGCATCGGCCTGATGGACTACGTCGACCGCGACCACTCCGGCCAGCGCCGCTTCAGCGACCGCGACCTGCAGTGGCTCGGCTTCATCGGCAAACTGCGCTCCACGGGGATGTCGGTCGCCGACATGGTGCGCTACGCGGAACTGGTCCGCGCCGGCGACCACACCTTCCCCGAGCGCCTGGCCATGTTCCGCCGCACCCGCGAGGACGTCCTCGCGCAGATCGAGGAACTCCGGTCCACGCTGGTGGTCCTCGACCGCAAGATCGCCCTCTACCAGGGCGGCCCGGTCTGCGATCCGCCGGCCCGGGCGAAAAGCAGTGCTACCGAGGGGGATTGA
- a CDS encoding aldo/keto reductase, with translation MTSTTALPTAALGNTRVGAQGYGAMGISEFYGPTDAVEARATLERALELGVTLFDTADMYGSGHNEEFVGEFVRAHRENVVLATKFGLERRADDPAYRGINNSPEYIRRAVDASLGRLGIEAIDLYYMHRKQDGVPIEETVGVMAELVAAGKVRQLGLSEVTGPELRAAHGVHPIAAVQSEWSLFSRDVERTVVPAAAELGVTFVPYAPLGRGFLSGAVTPNGELSEGDFRRRHPRFSGDNAVRNAEILAPMHAIATARGLTPAQVALAWVHARAQVHQLSVVPIPGTRSRSRVAENVAAATVTLTGDEFAALDAIAGAVSGNRNADMSFISAGRE, from the coding sequence ATGACCAGCACAACGGCCCTGCCCACCGCCGCGCTCGGGAACACCCGGGTCGGCGCACAGGGCTACGGGGCCATGGGGATCAGCGAGTTCTACGGCCCGACCGATGCGGTCGAGGCCCGGGCCACGCTGGAGCGGGCGCTGGAACTGGGCGTGACGCTGTTCGACACCGCCGACATGTACGGCAGCGGCCACAACGAGGAGTTCGTCGGCGAGTTCGTGCGCGCCCACCGCGAGAACGTGGTGCTGGCAACCAAATTCGGGCTGGAGCGTCGCGCCGACGACCCCGCCTACCGGGGCATCAACAATTCGCCGGAGTACATCCGGCGGGCCGTGGACGCCAGCCTGGGGCGGCTCGGCATCGAGGCCATCGACCTGTACTACATGCACCGCAAGCAGGACGGCGTCCCGATCGAGGAGACCGTGGGCGTGATGGCGGAACTCGTCGCGGCCGGCAAGGTCCGGCAGCTCGGGCTGTCCGAGGTGACCGGCCCCGAACTACGCGCCGCCCACGGCGTGCACCCGATCGCCGCGGTGCAGTCGGAGTGGTCGCTGTTCTCCCGCGACGTGGAGCGCACCGTGGTGCCCGCGGCGGCCGAACTCGGCGTCACCTTCGTGCCGTACGCGCCGCTGGGTCGCGGCTTCCTGTCGGGCGCGGTCACGCCGAACGGCGAACTGTCGGAAGGGGATTTCCGTCGCCGCCACCCCAGGTTCTCCGGCGACAACGCGGTGCGGAATGCCGAGATCCTGGCCCCGATGCATGCCATCGCTACGGCGCGTGGGCTCACTCCCGCACAGGTGGCGCTGGCCTGGGTGCACGCCCGCGCCCAGGTCCACCAGCTCTCGGTGGTGCCGATTCCGGGCACCCGCAGCCGTTCCCGGGTGGCCGAGAACGTCGCCGCCGCAACGGTGACGTTGACCGGTGACGAATTCGCCGCCCTCGACGCCATCGCGGGTGCAGTGTCCGGAAATCGCAACGCGGACATGAGCTTCATCTCGGCCGGGCGCGAATAG
- a CDS encoding acyl-[acyl-carrier-protein] thioesterase, with the protein MSLDEPLAPLPQEGMGFASAWPVRAGDVDPYQRLRFDATARYLQDIAWEEMQSGFFHRTDPAWIVRRTVVDVVRPIHWPDRVELRRWCSAMSTRWTNMRVRITSENGGLIETEGFWININEFTNMPTRISDEGLAELARTTDEHRLRWRPWLTDPTPPESDVDLPFPVRATDIDQYNHVNNAAYWQAVEQYLVDYPKLVAGPHRAVIEYVAPVLARQHVSVRSRYEPGDRAGHPTSLRLWFVVGGVTTTAVRIGPLPGA; encoded by the coding sequence GTGTCACTCGATGAGCCACTCGCCCCGCTTCCCCAGGAGGGCATGGGCTTCGCTTCCGCGTGGCCGGTGCGAGCCGGTGATGTGGACCCGTATCAGCGGCTGCGATTCGACGCCACGGCCCGCTACCTCCAGGACATCGCCTGGGAGGAAATGCAATCCGGCTTCTTCCATCGGACGGATCCGGCGTGGATCGTGCGGCGCACCGTGGTGGACGTGGTGCGGCCCATCCACTGGCCGGACCGGGTGGAACTGCGGCGCTGGTGCTCGGCCATGTCGACGCGCTGGACCAATATGCGGGTGCGCATCACCAGCGAGAACGGCGGTCTCATCGAGACCGAGGGGTTCTGGATCAATATCAACGAGTTCACCAACATGCCGACCCGGATCAGCGACGAGGGCCTGGCCGAGCTGGCCCGCACCACCGATGAGCACCGGCTGCGCTGGCGGCCCTGGCTCACCGACCCCACCCCGCCGGAATCGGACGTGGACCTGCCGTTCCCGGTGCGCGCCACCGATATCGACCAGTACAACCACGTGAACAACGCCGCCTACTGGCAGGCCGTGGAGCAGTATCTGGTCGACTACCCGAAGCTGGTGGCGGGGCCGCATCGCGCGGTCATCGAATACGTGGCGCCGGTGCTGGCGCGCCAGCACGTGAGCGTGCGCAGCCGGTACGAGCCGGGCGACCGCGCCGGGCATCCGACGTCGCTGCGGCTGTGGTTCGTGGTGGGCGGGGTGACCACCACCGCGGTGCGCATCGGGCCGCTGCCCGGCGCCTGA
- a CDS encoding winged helix DNA-binding domain-containing protein has product MKLSNRVLNRTLLERQHLLERSTLGVYDLCDHLIGLQAQDMLPPFVALWSRAADFDPAAVSKALDDRSLVRITLMRGTIHLVTPPDALRIAPHIQPELEKIPFRKGFNYGALVGLDPEEVRAQGESVLGDDPTPAATLREHAAALYPDRDPGAIVQAWLYQLPVLQTPPRGRWGDSSRPVWSRVQPWLGAPLDPAYPLEELLLRYLRAFGPATTMDMQTWSKLTGMKPAVAKLGDRVRTYTDDRGRTLYDAADADLADPDLPAPVRLLGWYDNAILSHQDRTRIVPDGNAPPLRAFANQVSPILVDGYLTGVYKVFAKGGVASLRISPSVEWSRADREAVEAEALALLAFSEPDRQPVVEILEIGADLRP; this is encoded by the coding sequence GTGAAGCTGTCCAATCGGGTTCTGAACCGGACTCTGCTCGAACGTCAGCATCTGCTGGAGCGGTCCACCCTCGGCGTGTACGACCTGTGCGACCACCTGATCGGCCTGCAGGCCCAGGACATGCTGCCGCCGTTCGTCGCATTGTGGAGCCGCGCAGCCGATTTCGATCCGGCGGCGGTGTCGAAGGCGCTCGACGACCGCTCGCTGGTGCGAATCACCTTGATGCGCGGCACCATTCACCTGGTCACCCCGCCGGACGCGCTGCGCATCGCCCCGCACATCCAGCCGGAGCTGGAGAAGATCCCCTTCCGCAAGGGCTTCAACTACGGCGCGCTGGTCGGCCTGGACCCGGAAGAGGTGCGCGCCCAGGGCGAATCGGTGCTGGGCGACGACCCGACCCCCGCCGCCACCCTGCGCGAGCACGCCGCCGCCCTGTACCCCGATCGCGACCCCGGCGCGATCGTGCAGGCCTGGCTCTACCAGCTCCCCGTCCTGCAAACCCCGCCCCGCGGCCGCTGGGGCGACAGCAGCCGCCCGGTCTGGTCTCGCGTGCAACCCTGGCTCGGTGCGCCCCTCGACCCCGCCTACCCGCTCGAGGAACTCCTGCTCCGCTACCTGCGCGCCTTCGGCCCGGCCACCACCATGGACATGCAGACCTGGTCGAAGCTCACCGGCATGAAGCCGGCCGTCGCGAAACTGGGCGACCGCGTCCGCACCTACACCGACGACCGCGGCCGCACCCTCTACGACGCCGCCGACGCCGATCTCGCCGACCCGGACCTGCCCGCCCCCGTCCGCCTGCTCGGCTGGTACGACAACGCGATCCTGTCCCACCAGGACCGCACCCGCATCGTCCCCGACGGCAACGCCCCGCCCTTGCGCGCCTTCGCCAATCAGGTCTCCCCGATCCTGGTCGACGGCTACCTGACGGGCGTCTACAAGGTCTTCGCCAAGGGCGGCGTGGCCTCGCTGCGAATCAGCCCGAGCGTCGAATGGTCCCGCGCCGACCGCGAGGCCGTCGAAGCGGAAGCGCTTGCCCTGCTGGCGTTCTCGGAACCGGACCGGCAGCCGGTCGTCGAAATCCTCGAGATCGGCGCCGACCTGCGCCCCTGA
- a CDS encoding FAD-dependent oxidoreductase — translation MAYVITQRCCNDASCVPECPVDCIRPTPEQREFATTEQLYIDPDTCIDCGACVDACPVDAIFSEDDLLSSLARFRDINAAYFQRHPLESNFEPLVAPTRAPKELGTLRVAIVGAGPAACYAAEELLRRADVEVELFDRLPTPYGLVRAGVAPDHPGTKSVANLFESAFRREALQYRLNVEVGKHISHEELLGHHHAVIYAVGAATDRRLGVPGEDLPGSHSATEFVAWYNGHPDFADREFDLSGERAVIVGNGNVALDVARVLTVNPDELAKTDIADHAVDALRRSNIKEVVVLGRRGPLQAAYTSPEFLALAYLKGVDIIVDPEDLVLDPASQAELDSPEVEPSLQLKYTLAQEYAAGSRNPDNKRIVFRYLVSPTAVTGEGKAEGVEYVHNELVEENGRTVARASDRTGSLAASLVLRSIGYKGEPVADVPFDEANGVIPNDKGRVLADGNPVQGVYVSGWIKRGPRGVIGSNRVDSTETVDQLIEDFTNGKLAAPQGDRAALDALLTERQPDQIGRDGWKAIDAAEKTAGKAAGRPRVKFTSVEDLLKAAKG, via the coding sequence ATGGCCTATGTGATCACGCAGCGTTGTTGCAACGACGCCAGCTGCGTACCCGAATGCCCGGTCGATTGCATTCGTCCCACGCCTGAGCAACGCGAGTTCGCAACGACCGAGCAGCTCTACATCGACCCGGATACCTGCATCGACTGCGGCGCCTGCGTCGACGCCTGTCCGGTCGACGCGATCTTCTCCGAGGACGACCTGCTCTCCTCGCTGGCGCGGTTCCGCGACATCAACGCGGCCTACTTCCAGCGCCACCCGCTCGAGTCCAACTTCGAGCCGCTGGTCGCCCCGACCCGCGCGCCCAAGGAGCTGGGCACGCTGCGCGTCGCCATCGTCGGCGCGGGCCCCGCGGCCTGCTACGCCGCCGAGGAGCTACTGCGCCGCGCCGACGTCGAGGTGGAGCTGTTCGACCGGCTGCCCACCCCGTACGGCCTGGTGCGCGCGGGCGTCGCGCCCGATCACCCGGGCACCAAGTCGGTGGCGAACCTGTTCGAGTCGGCCTTCCGTCGTGAGGCGCTGCAGTACCGGCTGAATGTGGAAGTCGGCAAGCACATCTCGCACGAGGAGCTGCTCGGCCACCACCACGCCGTCATCTACGCCGTCGGCGCGGCCACCGACCGCCGCCTCGGCGTCCCCGGCGAGGACCTGCCCGGCAGCCACTCCGCCACCGAGTTCGTCGCCTGGTACAACGGCCACCCGGACTTCGCCGACCGCGAGTTCGACCTGTCCGGCGAGCGCGCCGTCATCGTCGGCAACGGCAACGTGGCGCTCGACGTGGCCCGCGTGCTCACCGTGAACCCGGACGAGCTGGCCAAGACCGACATCGCCGACCACGCCGTGGATGCGCTGCGCCGCAGCAACATCAAGGAGGTCGTGGTGCTGGGCCGCCGCGGTCCGCTGCAGGCCGCCTACACCTCGCCGGAGTTCCTGGCGCTGGCGTACCTGAAGGGCGTCGACATCATCGTCGACCCCGAGGACCTGGTGCTGGACCCGGCCTCGCAGGCCGAGCTGGACAGCCCGGAGGTCGAGCCCTCGCTGCAGCTGAAGTACACCCTCGCCCAGGAATACGCCGCCGGTTCCCGCAACCCGGACAACAAGCGCATCGTGTTCCGCTACCTGGTCTCGCCCACCGCCGTCACCGGCGAGGGCAAGGCCGAGGGCGTGGAGTACGTGCACAACGAGCTGGTCGAGGAGAACGGCCGCACCGTGGCCCGCGCCTCCGACCGCACCGGCAGCCTGGCGGCGTCGCTGGTGTTGCGCTCCATCGGCTACAAGGGCGAGCCGGTCGCGGACGTGCCGTTCGACGAGGCCAACGGCGTCATCCCGAACGACAAGGGCCGAGTCCTGGCCGACGGCAACCCCGTTCAGGGCGTGTACGTCTCGGGCTGGATCAAGCGCGGCCCGCGCGGCGTCATCGGCTCCAACCGGGTCGACTCGACCGAGACCGTCGATCAGCTCATCGAGGACTTCACCAACGGCAAACTGGCCGCCCCGCAGGGTGACCGGGCCGCCCTGGACGCCCTCCTCACCGAGCGTCAGCCCGACCAGATCGGCCGCGACGGCTGGAAGGCCATCGACGCCGCCGAGAAGACCGCGGGCAAGGCCGCCGGCCGCCCCCGCGTGAAGTTCACCAGCGTCGAGGACCTGCTCAAGGCCGCCAAAGGCTAG
- a CDS encoding serine/threonine protein kinase — MAAGERAGSRFGQYELRRLLGVGGMGEVYEAYDTVRDRVVAVKLLDVDLARQPTYVERFRRESRTAAKLQEPHVIPVHDWGEVDGVLFIDMRLVRGRDLKAYLYEEGPLPPERAVTVVEQIAAALDAAHESGLVHRDVKPANILLTGELFAYLVDFGIAHTESDVQLTQTGNAIGSFAYMAPERFEHNASVSPGADIYALACVLYECLTGGPPFRVVGNLANIRAHMLTPPPRPSVRTGIPVGLDQVVAIGMAKEPGRRYATAGQLARAARAALLRAAHGEPTRTTVPPAPPTIPSPPVPAGHSEPHSADRPSGPAGTPRPGLRQGGDARGIDPSAQVRYSPGVQPHPSGPAATPRSAQAHLSGSGDYSPGGQAQPLGPVDYSRGVPVDYSRGGQPGGPVDPSGPQRLSGPADYSRGEQISGQPIYAAQGNVDPTLRRQGVAGQPGGYLPGGVDPAGPRDHPSAPLPLPPKDRGSLPLVVGALLGVVLVLGAVLAWVLLSDSNTGGGSDAAGGTTTRAANSTGTYTTSASAPTTTLVPLSGAVSGTDAQGFTQTPRCNANDPAMSIGRTGKSRLVVCRSATGRYYYKGLRISDSAEIQLNDPVPDGNGGFTVTNPTDGTQYKITAYGLVITRDGQVQADEPMVEYAHR; from the coding sequence GTGGCCGCAGGGGAGAGGGCTGGTTCGCGGTTCGGGCAGTACGAGTTGCGGCGGCTGCTCGGCGTCGGCGGCATGGGCGAGGTCTACGAGGCCTACGACACCGTGCGCGACCGGGTCGTCGCCGTGAAACTGCTGGACGTGGATCTGGCCCGGCAGCCCACCTACGTCGAACGCTTCCGCCGAGAATCCCGCACCGCCGCCAAACTGCAGGAACCCCACGTCATCCCGGTGCACGACTGGGGCGAGGTGGACGGCGTCCTGTTCATCGACATGCGACTGGTCCGCGGCCGCGACCTGAAGGCCTACCTGTACGAGGAGGGCCCGCTGCCGCCCGAGCGGGCCGTCACCGTGGTGGAGCAGATCGCCGCCGCGCTCGACGCCGCCCACGAGAGCGGCCTGGTGCACCGCGACGTGAAGCCGGCCAACATCCTGCTCACCGGCGAATTGTTCGCCTACCTGGTGGATTTCGGCATCGCGCACACCGAATCGGACGTCCAGCTCACCCAGACCGGCAACGCCATCGGCTCCTTCGCCTATATGGCGCCGGAACGCTTCGAGCACAACGCCTCCGTCTCGCCCGGCGCCGACATCTACGCCCTGGCCTGCGTGCTCTACGAATGCCTGACCGGCGGCCCCCCGTTCCGGGTGGTCGGCAACCTGGCCAATATCCGCGCCCACATGCTGACACCCCCGCCGCGCCCCAGCGTCCGCACCGGCATCCCCGTCGGCCTGGACCAGGTGGTCGCCATCGGCATGGCCAAGGAACCCGGCCGCCGCTACGCCACCGCCGGTCAGCTCGCCCGCGCCGCCCGCGCCGCCCTGCTCCGCGCCGCCCACGGCGAACCCACCCGCACCACCGTGCCACCCGCCCCACCGACCATCCCCAGCCCGCCCGTCCCGGCCGGCCACTCGGAACCGCACTCCGCCGATCGCCCCTCCGGCCCGGCCGGTACCCCACGCCCCGGCCTCCGGCAGGGCGGCGACGCCCGCGGCATCGACCCCTCCGCACAGGTCCGCTATTCGCCTGGCGTGCAGCCACATCCGTCAGGCCCGGCGGCTACCCCACGTAGCGCCCAGGCTCACCTCTCCGGTTCGGGCGATTATTCGCCCGGCGGGCAGGCGCAGCCCTTGGGGCCTGTGGATTACTCGCGGGGTGTTCCTGTGGATTACTCGCGGGGCGGGCAGCCTGGCGGGCCGGTGGATCCTTCCGGGCCGCAGCGGTTGTCCGGGCCGGCGGATTATTCGCGCGGGGAACAGATTTCGGGGCAGCCGATCTATGCCGCGCAGGGCAATGTGGATCCGACCCTGCGGCGGCAGGGTGTCGCCGGGCAGCCGGGCGGGTATCTGCCCGGGGGCGTGGATCCGGCCGGGCCCCGCGACCATCCGTCCGCGCCACTGCCGTTGCCGCCCAAGGATCGCGGGTCCCTGCCGCTGGTGGTGGGCGCGCTGCTGGGTGTGGTCCTGGTGCTGGGCGCGGTGCTCGCCTGGGTGTTGTTGTCCGACAGCAATACCGGCGGCGGCTCCGACGCCGCCGGGGGCACGACGACTCGCGCGGCGAACAGCACCGGCACGTACACGACGTCGGCCTCCGCCCCGACCACCACGCTGGTCCCGCTGAGCGGTGCGGTATCCGGCACGGACGCACAGGGTTTCACCCAGACGCCCCGCTGCAACGCGAACGACCCCGCCATGTCCATCGGCCGCACCGGCAAGTCGCGGCTGGTGGTGTGCCGCAGCGCGACGGGCCGCTACTACTACAAGGGCCTGCGGATCAGCGACAGCGCGGAGATCCAGCTCAACGATCCGGTGCCCGACGGCAACGGCGGCTTCACCGTCACCAACCCCACCGACGGCACCCAGTACAAGATCACCGCCTACGGCCTGGTCATCACCAGGGACGGTCAGGTCCAGGCCGACGAGCCCATGGTCGAATACGCGCATCGCTGA
- a CDS encoding NADPH:quinone oxidoreductase family protein, whose amino-acid sequence MRAAVVSKLEGPEAIEVLDIPEPVAYPGGVVIDVHAAGIAFPDVLMTRGLYQMKPPLPYVVGCEVGGIVREAPEGSHVKPGDRVIALTLLGNAAAEVAVAPADMVFELPDNVSLESGAGVLFNDLTVHFCLRNRGRLAPGETVLVHGAAGGIGTSTLRMAQALGAGRVIAVVSTEEKAEVARANGATDVVLTDGWLAAVKELTGGRGVDIVLDPVGGDRFTDSIRSLASGGRVLVVGFTAGDIPTVKVNRLLLKNVEVIGAAWGEWVMTHPGYLREQWAEVAPLLANGKINPPEPVLYSLAHTAEAVSALDKRTATGKVVVTLR is encoded by the coding sequence ATGCGCGCAGCTGTGGTGAGCAAGCTGGAAGGCCCGGAAGCGATCGAGGTTCTCGATATTCCGGAGCCGGTCGCCTATCCGGGCGGAGTCGTCATCGACGTGCACGCGGCCGGGATCGCCTTCCCCGACGTGCTCATGACCCGCGGACTCTATCAGATGAAGCCGCCGCTGCCCTATGTGGTGGGCTGCGAGGTCGGCGGCATCGTGCGTGAGGCGCCGGAGGGCTCGCATGTGAAGCCCGGGGATCGGGTGATCGCGTTGACGCTGCTGGGCAATGCCGCCGCGGAAGTCGCGGTCGCGCCCGCCGACATGGTTTTCGAACTGCCCGACAACGTGTCGCTGGAGTCCGGTGCGGGCGTGCTGTTCAACGATCTGACCGTGCACTTCTGCCTGCGCAACCGCGGCCGCCTGGCCCCGGGCGAGACGGTGCTGGTGCACGGCGCGGCCGGCGGCATCGGCACCTCCACGCTGCGCATGGCGCAGGCGCTGGGTGCGGGCCGGGTGATCGCGGTGGTCAGCACCGAGGAGAAGGCCGAGGTCGCGCGCGCCAACGGGGCGACCGACGTGGTGCTCACCGACGGCTGGCTGGCCGCGGTCAAGGAACTGACCGGGGGCCGCGGCGTCGACATCGTGCTCGACCCGGTCGGTGGCGACCGCTTCACCGACAGCATCCGCTCGCTGGCCTCGGGTGGCCGCGTCCTGGTGGTCGGCTTCACCGCGGGCGACATCCCCACCGTGAAGGTGAATCGCCTGCTGCTCAAGAACGTCGAGGTGATCGGCGCGGCCTGGGGCGAGTGGGTGATGACCCACCCGGGCTACCTGCGCGAACAGTGGGCCGAGGTGGCGCCGCTGCTGGCCAACGGCAAGATCAACCCGCCGGAGCCGGTGCTCTACAGCCTCGCGCACACCGCGGAGGCGGTCTCGGCGCTCGACAAGCGCACGGCCACCGGCAAAGTCGTGGTGACCCTCCGCTGA
- the ribA gene encoding GTP cyclohydrolase II, protein MSSSLAGVRTRVRIPLTFADGYATTAQAVTFDGLADGREHVALILGEPDLNGSATPLVRLHSECLTGDVFGSDRCDCGPQLRESVERISGAGGVLLYLRQEGRDIGLYNKLDAYALQDDGLDTYQANTALGFDEDARDYTAAAQMLTALGITELDLLTNNPDKVRQLTTLGVSVRDTVPTGVHANPGNLRYLRAKAEHTGHTIRLVG, encoded by the coding sequence ATGAGCAGCAGCCTCGCCGGCGTCCGCACCCGCGTGCGGATCCCGTTGACCTTCGCCGACGGCTACGCGACCACCGCCCAGGCGGTCACCTTCGACGGGTTGGCCGACGGCCGCGAGCACGTCGCCCTCATCCTCGGTGAGCCCGACCTGAACGGCTCGGCCACGCCGCTGGTGCGCCTGCACTCCGAATGCCTCACCGGCGACGTCTTCGGCTCCGACCGCTGCGACTGCGGACCCCAGCTGCGCGAATCCGTCGAACGCATCTCCGGCGCCGGCGGCGTCCTGCTCTACCTGCGGCAGGAGGGCCGCGACATCGGCCTCTACAACAAGCTCGACGCCTACGCCCTGCAGGACGACGGCCTCGACACCTACCAGGCCAACACCGCCCTCGGCTTCGACGAGGACGCCCGCGACTACACCGCCGCCGCCCAGATGCTGACCGCCCTCGGCATCACCGAACTCGACCTGCTCACCAACAACCCCGACAAGGTCCGCCAGCTCACCACCCTCGGCGTCAGCGTCCGCGACACCGTCCCCACCGGCGTCCACGCCAACCCCGGCAACCTCCGCTACCTCCGAGCGAAGGCCGAACACACCGGCCACACCATCCGCCTCGTCGGCTGA
- a CDS encoding MerR family transcriptional regulator, whose amino-acid sequence MREVTVLIGELSRATGVPARLLRYYEEQGLLVPQRDSNGYRSYPDTAPARVGRIRELLAAGLPTRDIRALLPCATASGLQHCEHSRQVVSDGLDRLDQQIAELTQRRGLLAGRLDAVLAAPLRTNPDSPAK is encoded by the coding sequence GTGCGGGAGGTCACAGTGCTGATCGGTGAACTGTCCCGCGCCACCGGCGTGCCGGCCCGGCTGCTGCGCTACTACGAGGAGCAGGGACTGCTTGTCCCGCAGCGGGATTCGAACGGCTACCGCAGCTACCCCGATACCGCGCCCGCCCGCGTCGGCCGCATTCGCGAACTGCTCGCCGCCGGGCTGCCCACCCGCGACATCCGGGCGCTGCTGCCCTGCGCCACCGCCTCCGGCCTCCAGCACTGCGAGCACTCCCGGCAGGTGGTCAGCGACGGCCTGGACCGCCTGGACCAGCAGATCGCGGAACTGACCCAGCGGCGCGGCCTGCTCGCCGGGCGGCTCGACGCCGTGCTGGCCGCGCCGCTCCGCACGAATCCCGATTCGCCCGCGAAATAA
- a CDS encoding histidine phosphatase family protein: MVRTLILMRHGKSGYPEGVADHDRPLAPRGRREAALAGDWLRATQPAIDAVLCSTAARTRETLAATEVTAPVSYEKSMYEASPHTLIELVQLTDPAVETLLLVGHSPGMPWTAWELAANRDSGPAGELSEKFPTSALAVLEFDRPWAAADPGTGELVRFHVPR, encoded by the coding sequence ATGGTGCGGACTCTCATCTTGATGCGGCATGGCAAGTCCGGATACCCCGAAGGCGTGGCGGACCACGACCGTCCACTCGCTCCCCGGGGGCGGCGCGAAGCGGCACTGGCGGGCGACTGGCTGCGGGCCACCCAGCCCGCGATCGACGCCGTGCTGTGTTCCACCGCGGCCCGGACGCGGGAGACGCTGGCGGCCACCGAGGTCACCGCGCCGGTCTCCTACGAGAAGTCGATGTACGAGGCTTCCCCGCACACCCTGATCGAACTGGTGCAGCTCACCGACCCCGCCGTCGAGACCCTGCTATTGGTCGGCCACTCCCCCGGAATGCCGTGGACGGCATGGGAATTGGCGGCCAATCGGGATTCCGGACCGGCCGGGGAGCTGAGCGAGAAGTTCCCCACCTCGGCGCTGGCCGTGCTCGAATTCGACCGGCCGTGGGCGGCCGCCGACCCGGGCACGGGTGAGCTGGTGCGCTTCCACGTGCCGCGCTAG